One stretch of Deinococcus metalli DNA includes these proteins:
- a CDS encoding ABC transporter ATP-binding protein: protein MTRRFGGLVAVNDVSFDVREGEIFGLIGPNGAGKTTLFNLMTGLTPPSSGTLSYRGKAVTGLQPNRVAALGLSRTFQNIRLFRGLSALENVKIAQHQRTHTGLWRGVFGGARAEEAQVERRAWELLDLVGMGDRAGELAANFSYGDQRRLEIARALATGPRVLLLDEPAAGMNTAEKGQLTGFIRQVRDQFDLTVLVIEHHVPLVMNLCDRVAVLNFGQLIAVGDPASVQRDPKVIEAYLGGE, encoded by the coding sequence ATGACCCGGCGCTTCGGCGGGCTGGTCGCCGTGAACGACGTGTCCTTCGACGTGCGCGAGGGCGAGATCTTCGGTCTGATCGGCCCGAACGGCGCGGGCAAGACCACGCTGTTCAACCTGATGACCGGCCTGACCCCGCCCTCAAGCGGCACCCTGAGCTACCGGGGCAAGGCGGTCACTGGCCTCCAGCCCAACCGCGTGGCTGCCCTGGGCCTGAGCCGCACCTTCCAGAACATCCGACTGTTCCGGGGTCTGAGCGCGCTGGAGAACGTGAAGATCGCGCAGCACCAGCGCACGCACACCGGGCTGTGGCGCGGCGTGTTCGGCGGCGCGCGGGCCGAGGAGGCGCAGGTGGAGCGCCGCGCGTGGGAACTGCTCGACCTGGTGGGCATGGGCGACCGGGCCGGGGAACTCGCCGCGAACTTCAGCTACGGCGACCAGCGCCGCCTGGAGATCGCCCGCGCCCTGGCGACCGGGCCGCGCGTGCTGCTGCTTGACGAGCCCGCCGCCGGCATGAACACCGCCGAGAAGGGGCAGCTGACCGGGTTCATAAGACAGGTGCGCGACCAGTTCGACCTGACGGTGCTGGTCATCGAGCACCACGTGCCGCTGGTCATGAACCTGTGCGACCGCGTGGCCGTGCTGAACTTCGGGCAGCTGATCGCGGTGGGCGACCCGGCCAGCGTGCAGCGCGATCCGAAGGTCATCGAAGCGTACCTGGGAGGTGAGTGA
- a CDS encoding ABC transporter substrate-binding protein yields the protein MKRILTATLALSLGATHAQKIDTITIGVAVAQTSNTALLGQEQVIGAKFAEKFLNARGGINGTPFKLVFQDTGGDEAGTINAFQNLITKDRVVGIVGPTLSQQAFAADPIAERAKVPVLGPSNTAKGIPQIGDFIARVSAPVAVVAPNAVRQALKLDPKIKSVAVLYAQNDAFSTSETGTFQETAKAQGLNVATVQKFQTTDTDFTTQVTAVLNANVQLVIISGLAADGGNLVKQLRQLGYKGLIIGGNGLNTSNMFPVCQQLCDGVIIAQAYSPAQASAANQVFVKEYTAQYKKAPPQFAAQAYAGVQVMVEALKAIDRKKKLNTWELADLRVELNKQILAGKYNTPLGPIAFDKEGEVQQKEFYVAQIKMKDAKNGTFVYLK from the coding sequence ATGAAGCGAATCCTGACCGCCACCCTCGCCCTGAGTCTAGGCGCCACGCACGCGCAGAAAATCGATACGATCACCATCGGGGTGGCCGTGGCGCAGACGAGCAACACCGCCCTGCTCGGCCAGGAACAGGTCATCGGCGCGAAGTTCGCGGAGAAGTTCCTGAACGCCCGCGGCGGCATCAACGGCACGCCCTTCAAGCTGGTCTTCCAGGACACCGGTGGCGACGAGGCCGGCACCATCAACGCCTTCCAGAATCTGATCACCAAGGACCGCGTGGTAGGCATCGTGGGGCCGACGCTCTCGCAGCAGGCCTTCGCGGCCGACCCGATCGCCGAGCGCGCCAAGGTGCCGGTGCTGGGGCCGAGCAACACGGCCAAGGGCATCCCGCAGATCGGGGACTTCATCGCCCGCGTGTCGGCGCCGGTCGCCGTGGTCGCCCCGAACGCCGTGAGGCAGGCGCTGAAGCTCGACCCGAAGATCAAGAGCGTGGCCGTGCTGTACGCGCAGAACGACGCGTTCTCCACCTCCGAGACCGGCACCTTCCAGGAGACCGCCAAGGCCCAGGGCCTGAACGTCGCCACGGTGCAGAAGTTCCAGACGACCGACACGGACTTCACCACACAGGTCACGGCCGTGCTGAACGCCAACGTGCAGCTCGTGATCATCTCGGGACTCGCGGCCGACGGCGGGAACCTCGTCAAGCAGCTGCGCCAGCTGGGCTACAAGGGCCTGATCATCGGCGGCAACGGCCTGAACACCTCCAACATGTTCCCGGTGTGCCAGCAGCTGTGCGACGGCGTGATCATCGCCCAGGCGTACAGCCCCGCGCAGGCCAGCGCCGCCAACCAGGTGTTCGTCAAGGAATACACCGCGCAGTACAAGAAGGCTCCGCCGCAGTTCGCCGCGCAGGCCTATGCCGGCGTGCAGGTCATGGTCGAGGCCCTGAAGGCCATCGACCGCAAGAAGAAACTGAACACCTGGGAGCTCGCGGACCTGCGCGTGGAGCTGAACAAGCAGATCCTGGCCGGCAAGTACAACACGCCGCTGGGCCCGATCGCCTTCGACAAGGAAGGCGAGGTGCAGCAAAAGGAGTTCTACGTCGCGCAGATCAAGATGAAGGACGCCAAGAACGGCACGTTCGTGTACCTGAAGTAA
- a CDS encoding tetratricopeptide repeat protein: protein MKVRPTLIGLLALGLSVGAARAQTQPAAPPAQTQTTPAVPAAPQTRPIPAANYVALGVFYYEQGKYDEAYVSFRAASELEPTNSNALLGLGRSQVKLRLYSAAIETLKKLIGVDSRNMSAYIALSQAYQQQYIGAGDRASVAGNLAEALRVLTDAETLAQAQTGTDRAVSLSKVWNERGYVYRLQGDGPQAIDAFKQASTLNPDNAIFLYNLGDMYYATGNLPVALDYLQQAVIADPRDPYNRAYYAKLLALSGNLTAARPEAAQAAKLAPTNAYAVGQYGVVSYLAKDTGTATAQLNAAVKLDPLRYPEFYYYLGRLNLDGGDLKSARENLTRAAALGSSTPEYAYYLGLSYERGAGAIAPDRVKARENYQRALKLNPNYKPAQDGLNRVGAS from the coding sequence GTGAAAGTACGCCCCACCCTCATCGGCCTGCTGGCGCTGGGTCTGTCTGTGGGCGCCGCGCGCGCCCAGACCCAACCGGCCGCGCCGCCCGCCCAGACCCAGACCACACCGGCCGTACCGGCCGCTCCGCAGACGCGGCCCATTCCCGCCGCGAACTACGTGGCGTTGGGCGTCTTCTACTACGAGCAGGGCAAGTACGACGAGGCGTACGTGTCGTTCCGCGCCGCGTCGGAACTGGAGCCGACCAACAGCAACGCCCTGCTGGGCCTGGGCCGCTCGCAGGTGAAACTGCGGCTGTACAGCGCCGCCATCGAGACGCTGAAGAAGCTGATCGGCGTGGACAGCCGCAACATGAGCGCGTACATCGCGCTGTCGCAGGCGTACCAGCAGCAGTACATCGGGGCCGGCGACCGCGCCAGCGTGGCCGGGAACCTCGCCGAGGCGCTGCGCGTGCTGACCGACGCCGAGACCCTCGCGCAGGCGCAGACCGGCACGGACCGCGCCGTGAGCCTGAGCAAGGTGTGGAACGAGCGCGGCTACGTGTACCGCCTGCAGGGCGACGGCCCGCAGGCAATCGACGCGTTCAAGCAGGCGAGCACCCTGAACCCCGACAACGCGATCTTCCTGTACAACCTGGGCGACATGTACTACGCCACGGGCAACCTGCCGGTCGCGCTCGACTACCTCCAGCAGGCCGTGATCGCGGACCCGCGCGATCCGTACAACCGCGCGTACTACGCCAAGCTGCTGGCCCTCAGCGGCAACCTCACGGCCGCGCGCCCGGAAGCGGCGCAGGCCGCGAAGCTCGCCCCGACCAACGCGTACGCGGTCGGGCAGTACGGCGTGGTCAGCTATCTCGCCAAGGATACCGGCACTGCCACCGCGCAGCTGAACGCCGCCGTGAAGCTCGACCCGCTGCGTTACCCGGAGTTCTACTACTACCTGGGCCGCCTGAACCTCGACGGCGGCGACCTGAAGTCCGCCCGCGAGAACCTGACGCGCGCCGCCGCGCTGGGCAGCAGCACGCCCGAGTACGCGTACTACCTGGGCCTGAGCTACGAGCGGGGCGCGGGCGCCATCGCGCCGGACAGGGTGAAGGCCCGCGAGAACTACCAGCGCGCGCTGAAACTCAACCCGAACTACAAGCCCGCGCAGGACGGCCTGAACCGCGTCGGCGCGAGCTGA
- a CDS encoding VOC family protein — protein MSGRGQLRNVTLAVRDPAASRTFYHSVFGLPDSPRASPGFVMLDAGGVTLIFQPPGAGGAAAEPGGVELGFAVPDVTATRDALLAAGAQVGELQRMGWGEALDARDPDGHALTVYRQRE, from the coding sequence GTGAGCGGGCGGGGTCAGCTCCGCAACGTGACGCTGGCCGTGCGTGACCCGGCGGCGTCTCGCACCTTCTACCACTCGGTCTTCGGCCTGCCGGACTCGCCCCGCGCCTCGCCGGGCTTCGTGATGCTCGACGCGGGCGGCGTCACGCTGATCTTTCAGCCGCCGGGTGCGGGCGGCGCGGCGGCCGAGCCGGGCGGCGTGGAACTGGGTTTCGCAGTGCCGGACGTGACGGCCACGCGGGACGCTCTGCTGGCTGCCGGCGCACAGGTGGGCGAACTTCAGCGCATGGGCTGGGGCGAGGCCCTCGATGCCCGCGATCCCGACGGCCACGCCCTGACCGTGTACCGGCAGCGGGAGTAG
- a CDS encoding ABC transporter ATP-binding protein — protein MPLLEIEHLSVNYGAIQAVRDLSLTVEEGEVVTLIGANGAGKTTTLRAVSRLLRPVSGSVRFAGRDITRVPADEAVKLGIAQSPEGRQVLARQSVQDNLELGAYTRSGPEVRSDIARMYERFPRLGERRDQLAGTLSGGEQQMLAIARALMSRPRLLLLDEPSLGLAPIIVREIFAIIRDLNAQGVTILLVEQNAKLAMNASHRTYVLEAGQMTFHGDSAQLVNDERVLHAYLGG, from the coding sequence GTGCCGCTCCTCGAGATCGAGCACCTGAGCGTGAACTACGGCGCGATCCAGGCCGTGCGCGACCTGTCGCTGACTGTAGAGGAGGGCGAGGTGGTCACGCTGATCGGCGCGAACGGCGCGGGCAAGACCACCACCCTGCGCGCCGTGTCGCGGCTGCTGCGGCCCGTGTCGGGCAGCGTCCGCTTCGCCGGGCGCGACATCACCCGCGTGCCGGCCGACGAGGCGGTGAAGCTCGGCATCGCGCAGAGCCCGGAGGGCCGGCAGGTCCTCGCGCGCCAGAGCGTGCAGGACAACCTGGAACTCGGCGCGTACACCCGCTCCGGCCCCGAGGTGCGCTCGGACATCGCGCGCATGTACGAGCGCTTCCCGCGCCTGGGCGAACGCCGCGATCAGCTCGCCGGCACGCTGTCCGGCGGGGAGCAGCAGATGCTTGCCATCGCCCGCGCCCTGATGAGCCGTCCCCGGCTGCTGCTGCTGGACGAGCCGTCGCTGGGTCTCGCACCGATCATCGTCCGCGAGATCTTCGCGATCATCCGCGACCTGAACGCGCAGGGCGTGACCATCCTGCTGGTCGAGCAGAACGCCAAGCTCGCCATGAACGCCTCGCACCGGACCTACGTGCTCGAGGCCGGGCAGATGACCTTCCACGGCGACAGCGCGCAGCTCGTGAACGACGAGCGGGTGCTGCACGCCTACCTGGGCGGGTAG
- a CDS encoding branched-chain amino acid ABC transporter permease — translation MEFSQFVQNLMNGLAIGSVYAIFALGYTLVFSILGIINFAHGAVFTLGAYFTYTLVVGQFENNGLLKGVNLFPTGSPLSGQPLTFALATLIGAVLAGLVAVLIERLAFRPMRSRGADPLLALVSSLGVALVIVNLIQLLVGAEIYNFPSDAYGSTPPALSFTLGGKIVIIRTVQVIIFAVSLVMLVILGYVIGRTKIGKALRAVAENPTTASLLGISVDRFILITFFLSGFLGGLAGTLVGTAFGVAGPYFGVVYGLKGLAVIVLGGLGSIPGAVLGGLVIGLAEAFVPAQYSAYKDAVAFALLFVILLVRPQGLLGRSVIQKV, via the coding sequence ATGGAGTTCAGTCAGTTCGTCCAGAACCTCATGAACGGCCTGGCGATCGGGAGCGTGTACGCGATCTTCGCGCTGGGATACACGCTGGTGTTCTCGATCCTGGGCATCATCAACTTCGCTCACGGCGCGGTGTTCACGCTGGGCGCGTATTTCACGTACACGCTGGTGGTCGGGCAGTTCGAGAACAACGGGCTGCTCAAGGGTGTGAACCTCTTCCCGACCGGCTCGCCGCTCTCGGGGCAGCCCCTGACTTTCGCGCTCGCCACCCTGATCGGCGCGGTGCTGGCCGGACTGGTCGCCGTGCTGATCGAGCGGCTCGCGTTCCGGCCGATGCGCTCACGCGGCGCCGACCCGCTGCTCGCGCTGGTCAGTTCACTGGGCGTGGCGCTGGTGATCGTGAACCTGATCCAGCTCCTCGTCGGCGCGGAGATCTACAACTTCCCGTCGGACGCCTACGGCAGTACACCTCCCGCGCTGTCGTTCACGCTGGGCGGCAAGATCGTGATCATCCGCACCGTGCAGGTCATCATCTTCGCGGTCAGCCTGGTGATGCTGGTGATCCTGGGGTACGTGATTGGCCGCACCAAGATCGGCAAGGCGCTGCGGGCGGTCGCGGAGAACCCCACCACCGCGTCCCTGCTGGGCATCAGCGTGGACCGCTTCATCCTGATCACGTTCTTCCTGTCGGGCTTCCTGGGTGGGCTGGCGGGCACGCTGGTCGGCACGGCCTTCGGCGTGGCCGGGCCGTACTTCGGCGTGGTGTATGGCCTCAAGGGGCTCGCGGTGATCGTGCTGGGCGGCCTGGGCAGCATTCCCGGCGCGGTACTGGGCGGGCTGGTGATCGGGCTGGCCGAGGCCTTTGTGCCCGCGCAGTACTCGGCGTACAAGGACGCGGTGGCATTCGCCCTGCTGTTCGTGATCCTCCTCGTGCGTCCGCAGGGCCTGCTGGGCCGCAGCGTGATCCAGAAGGTATGA
- a CDS encoding helix-hairpin-helix domain-containing protein, which translates to MSDITKKSLVGVLKTTADLLDLLGVGDDPFRAQAFRSAARSLEGVDTEVEALAAREFAGVPKVGKAIATDLLEYVQTGVFGPLEDAASLIPAGVLSLFRVRGLGPKKIRALWDAGIDSLEGLREACRDGRVAALKGFGAKSAASFLEAVEFALSAQERQHLSTALEVASVLCARLDGLEPRLAGDVRRGLDTVRVARVTVTAAPEAVQERLSGVVEGLAPVERKPLLAGRVDGVPVEIAYAPTPGVRGALDLMMGGSTAYREALRGEAKAQGFDLSGRGLTRDGQVLDTPSEADAMRALGLPLRPAEYREPEHDEVWQTLPHPEQLVTVGDLRGMLHTHSTWSDGAASIADMAAETIRLGHGFLGTGDHSRAAHYANGLSIERLRAQLKEVRELQAAGVPLVAGAEVDILDDGTLDYPDDVLAELDYVVASVHSLFTLDAARQTERLIRAASHPLVTILGHPTGRLLLRRPGYALDLDAVLAACEHHGTVVEINANAYRLDVDWRVALAWRGRVTFAINTDAHVPGGLRDAKYGVMVARKAGLTPEHVVNTLERDDFLAFVARQRAGR; encoded by the coding sequence ATGTCCGACATCACGAAAAAATCGCTGGTGGGCGTGCTGAAGACCACGGCCGACCTGCTGGACCTGCTGGGGGTGGGCGACGATCCCTTCCGGGCGCAGGCGTTCCGCAGCGCGGCGCGCAGCCTGGAGGGCGTGGACACCGAAGTGGAGGCCCTGGCGGCGCGCGAGTTCGCGGGCGTGCCCAAGGTCGGCAAGGCCATCGCCACGGACCTGCTGGAGTACGTGCAGACCGGCGTGTTCGGGCCACTGGAGGACGCCGCGAGCCTGATTCCGGCGGGCGTGCTGAGCCTGTTCCGGGTGCGCGGCCTGGGCCCGAAGAAGATCCGCGCCCTGTGGGACGCCGGCATTGACTCGCTGGAGGGCCTGCGCGAGGCGTGCCGCGACGGCCGCGTGGCGGCCCTGAAGGGCTTCGGGGCCAAGAGCGCGGCGTCCTTCCTGGAGGCGGTGGAGTTCGCCCTGAGCGCGCAGGAACGCCAGCACCTCAGCACCGCGCTGGAGGTCGCGTCGGTGCTGTGCGCCCGTCTGGACGGTCTGGAGCCGCGTCTGGCGGGCGACGTGCGGCGCGGCCTGGACACCGTGCGGGTGGCGCGCGTGACCGTGACCGCCGCGCCGGAGGCCGTGCAGGAGCGCCTGAGCGGCGTGGTCGAGGGCCTGGCACCCGTCGAGCGCAAGCCCCTGCTCGCGGGCCGCGTGGACGGCGTGCCGGTGGAGATCGCATACGCGCCCACGCCGGGTGTGCGCGGCGCCCTCGACCTGATGATGGGCGGCAGCACCGCGTACCGCGAGGCCCTGCGTGGGGAGGCCAAGGCCCAGGGGTTCGACCTCAGCGGACGCGGCCTGACACGGGACGGGCAGGTGCTGGACACGCCCAGCGAAGCGGACGCCATGCGCGCCCTGGGCCTGCCGCTGCGCCCCGCCGAGTACCGCGAGCCCGAGCACGACGAGGTCTGGCAGACCCTCCCCCACCCGGAGCAGCTCGTGACCGTGGGCGACCTGCGCGGCATGCTGCACACGCACTCCACATGGTCCGACGGCGCGGCGTCCATTGCCGATATGGCCGCCGAGACCATCCGGCTGGGCCACGGTTTCCTGGGCACCGGCGACCACTCGCGCGCCGCGCACTACGCCAACGGCCTGAGCATCGAGCGCCTGCGCGCGCAGCTGAAGGAAGTCCGCGAGTTGCAGGCGGCCGGCGTGCCCCTGGTGGCCGGCGCGGAGGTGGACATCCTCGACGACGGCACGCTGGACTACCCAGACGACGTTCTGGCCGAACTCGACTACGTGGTCGCCAGCGTGCACAGCCTGTTCACCCTGGACGCCGCCCGGCAGACCGAGCGTCTGATCCGCGCTGCCAGCCATCCCCTCGTGACCATCCTGGGGCACCCCACCGGCCGCCTGCTGCTGCGCCGCCCCGGCTACGCCCTGGACCTGGACGCCGTGCTGGCCGCGTGCGAGCACCACGGCACGGTCGTGGAGATCAACGCCAACGCCTACCGCTTGGACGTGGACTGGCGCGTCGCCCTGGCGTGGCGCGGCCGCGTGACGTTCGCCATCAACACCGACGCGCACGTGCCCGGCGGCCTGCGCGACGCCAAATACGGTGTGATGGTGGCACGAAAAGCCGGGCTGACGCCGGAGCACGTGGTGAACACGCTGGAGCGGGACGACTTCTTGGCATTCGTGGCGCGGCAGCGCGCGGGACGCTAG
- a CDS encoding DNA-binding protein, giving the protein MANRAVDLGIPKNVQANAKRGLDLRTEHGFGGTKVGEATARLLAAGGTVTARKVRHISRYFPRHAGDNLDQDGKNGQPPSRGYIAWLLWGGDAGRTWSERIVKALDAQDRA; this is encoded by the coding sequence ATGGCGAACAGGGCGGTGGATCTCGGCATTCCGAAGAACGTGCAGGCGAACGCCAAACGCGGCCTCGATCTCCGCACGGAGCATGGCTTCGGCGGCACCAAGGTGGGCGAGGCGACCGCCCGGCTGCTCGCGGCGGGCGGCACCGTCACGGCCCGCAAGGTGCGGCACATCAGCCGGTACTTTCCCCGACACGCTGGAGACAATCTCGACCAGGACGGCAAGAACGGTCAGCCGCCGTCGCGCGGGTACATCGCGTGGTTGCTGTGGGGCGGCGACGCCGGGCGTACGTGGAGCGAACGCATCGTGAAGGCGCTGGACGCGCAGGACCGAGCGTGA
- a CDS encoding branched-chain amino acid ABC transporter permease gives MTDFLATYGFLLVTMIQAGLLGLSLYFPLQAGQLSLASPGFYAVGGYTAAIMLTNPAFSGLREALGNGMFPLTWLVAALLAGVLGLAVGVPALRLRGIYLALATIAFVEILRVISLNLTITGGAIGIFGIPQPFGIADRWQYVFIFGPLLILALLFARQLERSRVGRALRAIREDELAADAMGVPPTQYKVLAFVIGAVLAGIVGAMSAPLLSSWNARQGTFDASIATLAFVLIGGSRNIWGPVVGGALLTAVPEVLRFLADWRLVINGLVLVVASLYLPQGIVGALTNLGRPRPPQRPVPSAAEVKP, from the coding sequence ATGACCGACTTCCTCGCCACCTACGGCTTTCTGCTGGTGACCATGATCCAGGCGGGCCTGCTGGGCCTGAGCCTGTACTTCCCGCTCCAGGCGGGGCAGCTCAGCCTCGCCAGTCCCGGCTTCTACGCGGTGGGCGGCTACACGGCCGCGATCATGCTCACCAACCCGGCGTTCTCGGGCCTGCGTGAGGCCCTGGGCAACGGCATGTTTCCGCTGACGTGGCTGGTGGCGGCGCTGCTGGCCGGCGTCCTGGGCCTCGCGGTGGGCGTGCCGGCGCTGCGGCTGCGCGGCATCTACCTGGCGCTGGCGACCATCGCGTTCGTCGAGATCCTGCGCGTGATCAGCCTGAACCTGACCATCACCGGGGGGGCCATCGGGATCTTCGGGATTCCGCAGCCCTTCGGCATTGCCGACCGCTGGCAGTACGTGTTCATCTTCGGGCCACTGCTGATTCTGGCGCTGCTCTTCGCGCGGCAGCTGGAACGATCGCGGGTGGGCCGCGCCCTGCGCGCGATCCGCGAGGACGAACTGGCGGCCGACGCCATGGGCGTGCCGCCCACGCAGTACAAGGTGCTGGCCTTCGTGATCGGCGCGGTGCTGGCCGGCATCGTGGGGGCCATGAGCGCGCCGCTGCTGAGTTCGTGGAACGCCCGGCAGGGAACCTTCGACGCCAGTATCGCCACGCTGGCCTTCGTGCTGATCGGCGGCAGCCGGAACATCTGGGGGCCGGTGGTGGGCGGCGCGCTCCTGACCGCCGTGCCGGAGGTGCTGCGCTTCCTGGCCGACTGGCGGCTGGTGATCAACGGGCTGGTGCTGGTCGTGGCGAGCCTGTACCTGCCGCAGGGCATCGTGGGCGCGCTGACGAACCTGGGCCGGCCGCGCCCGCCGCAGCGGCCCGTGCCGAGCGCGGCGGAGGTGAAGCCGTGA
- the coaE gene encoding dephospho-CoA kinase (Dephospho-CoA kinase (CoaE) performs the final step in coenzyme A biosynthesis.), whose translation MTTPAAPLRRLGLTGSIGAGKSTVAALLRARGLTVLDADEQARHVTQEPETLRAIGNEFPGTVTGGVLDRAALAAAAFRDPQRTAALNAIVHPRVRARMAALEAQAAARGEPWVVQDVPLLFEGGLDEQMDAVLVVDAPLEERVARVMARSGLSREDVLARDARQLGAAEKRQRATVVIENAGPPDELGARVDAALHVLGIHPRSRQV comes from the coding sequence ATGACGACCCCCGCCGCGCCCCTCAGGCGCCTGGGCCTGACCGGCAGCATCGGCGCGGGCAAGAGCACCGTGGCGGCGCTGCTGCGCGCACGCGGCCTGACGGTGCTGGACGCTGACGAGCAGGCGCGGCACGTCACGCAGGAGCCGGAGACCCTGCGGGCCATCGGGAACGAGTTTCCCGGCACCGTGACGGGCGGCGTGCTGGACCGGGCCGCCCTGGCTGCCGCGGCCTTCCGTGATCCGCAGCGGACCGCGGCCCTGAACGCCATCGTGCATCCGCGCGTGCGGGCGCGCATGGCGGCGCTGGAGGCGCAGGCGGCGGCGCGCGGCGAGCCGTGGGTGGTGCAGGACGTGCCGCTGCTGTTCGAGGGCGGGCTGGACGAGCAGATGGACGCCGTGCTGGTCGTGGACGCGCCGCTGGAGGAGCGCGTGGCGCGCGTCATGGCGCGAAGCGGCCTGAGCCGCGAGGACGTGTTGGCCCGTGACGCCCGGCAACTCGGCGCCGCTGAGAAGCGCCAGCGGGCCACCGTGGTGATCGAGAACGCCGGCCCGCCGGACGAACTGGGAGCGCGGGTGGACGCCGCACTGCACGTGCTCGGCATCCACCCGCGCTCCCGGCAGGTCTGA
- a CDS encoding histidinol-phosphatase HisJ family protein, giving the protein MSPLLLDSHMHTPLCGHATGTPREYAQAALDAGLAGICFTDHIPMPAWYDAPWRMRRDQLAQYVESVRDAQQEFAGRLDIRLGLEADFHPGTERYVEGVLSAYPWDYVIGSVHYIGAWGFDNPEYAAEYDARDLRGLYRDYYVLAEGAARSGLFDAIGHLDLPKKFGHRDPDGYAALHALDVIAEAGLSLDFNTAGWRKPVAEAYPAPDLTRLAAERHIPFVLGSDAHKPEEVGYRFTDAIKQIHDVGGRIVAYQGRVRHG; this is encoded by the coding sequence ATGTCCCCCCTGCTGCTCGACTCGCACATGCACACGCCCCTGTGTGGGCACGCGACCGGCACGCCCCGCGAGTACGCCCAGGCGGCGCTGGACGCCGGCCTGGCCGGCATCTGCTTCACGGACCACATCCCTATGCCCGCGTGGTACGACGCGCCGTGGCGCATGCGGCGAGATCAGCTCGCGCAGTATGTGGAGAGCGTGCGGGACGCGCAGCAGGAGTTCGCGGGGCGGCTGGACATTCGGCTGGGCCTGGAGGCGGACTTTCACCCCGGCACGGAACGGTACGTGGAGGGCGTGCTCAGCGCCTACCCCTGGGATTACGTGATCGGCAGCGTGCACTACATCGGCGCGTGGGGCTTCGACAATCCCGAGTACGCCGCCGAGTACGACGCGCGCGACCTGCGCGGCCTGTACCGCGACTACTACGTGCTGGCCGAGGGCGCGGCCAGGAGCGGCCTGTTCGACGCCATCGGGCACCTCGACCTGCCCAAGAAGTTCGGGCACCGCGACCCCGACGGCTACGCGGCCCTGCACGCGCTGGACGTGATCGCGGAGGCGGGCCTGAGCCTGGACTTCAACACCGCCGGGTGGCGCAAACCCGTGGCCGAGGCCTACCCCGCCCCGGACCTGACCCGCCTCGCCGCCGAGCGCCACATTCCCTTCGTGCTGGGCAGCGACGCGCACAAGCCGGAGGAGGTCGGCTACCGCTTCACCGACGCCATCAAGCAGATTCACGACGTGGGCGGGCGGATCGTGGCGTACCAGGGACGGGTGCGGCACGGCTGA